The Spirochaetota bacterium genome contains the following window.
ACCGCACGCTCGGAGCACATCGCATGAACCCATTGCTTCGCATCGTCATCATCGTGCTCATCGTACTCGGCGTCATCGTGCTGTCATTGTTCTCGTTCGTAAAGCTCCGCCACGGGATTTTCGTGATAAGCCGCATCGAGGTGATAGGCTGCGAGACCATTGAAGCGCCGCATGTCGTATCGCTCGCCGGCATACGCGCGGGTCACAGCCTCCTCTTCCTTTCATCCGGGGCGGTGAAACGCGCCGTGGAGACAGGCGACCCGCTCATAACCGTGGCCGCTATCCACAAGAAATTCCCCGACACGGTGATAATACGCATCCGCGAACGGACGGCGGTGGCGATAGTGCGAACGGAGCGCATGCTCGCCGAGGCATCCGCCGACGGTCATGCGATACGTGATTCGATGCATGTCTTCGATCTGCCGGTGATAAGCCGTTTCCCCTCCGAGCTCTCCAACGGCATGTTCATCGATGCGACGCTGTTGACGACGCTAACGCTTTTCGGTGAGCTACGGAGCACCGACCGTGCGCTCTACGACATTATCTCCGAAATATCATATTCCGGCGATGAGGCACGCGTGTATCCGCGCCATTTCAAGCTCACCGCCCTTGTCAAGAACCCCGCCGACCGGGAGACGCTCAAGAAGCTCCAAGCCATACTCGTCATGCTCCGCGAAAAGCGCCAACGCGCCGAGGTCATCGATCTCAGGTTCAAGGATGCGGTGATACGGCAGGTCAGCACACACTATTGATACACCGGACGAAACAGTCTCTAATTGCATTTTGCCCCATATACTATATTATTCACCTCAGTCCCGTTCATGCGCCAAGCGCTGACAAGCGCTGGCAAGGAGTCCGCATGGATATCTCAACATTGATACGCGATGTCCCCGACTATCCGAAACCCGGCATCATATTCAAAGATATAACCCCGCTCTGGAAGGATAAGACCGGATTCGCACAGTCGATACGCGACCTTGCGGGAAAATTCAAGAACGACAGGATAGATGTGGTGGCAGGTGCGGAAGCGCGGGGATTCCTCGTCGGCGCACCGGTGGCATACGAGCTCGGCGTGGGCTTCGTGCCTGTGCGTAAACCGAAAAAACTCCCGTACAAGCATATCTCCGTAAGCTACGAACTCGAATACGGCACCGATACCATCGCGATACATGCGGATGCCGTCGCCAAAGGCCAGCGCGTGCTTATCATCGATGATCTCATCGCTACCGGCGGCACGGTCGCAGCGATGACCGAACTTGTTGAAAAGCTCGGCGGCGTTGTGGCCGGCATCGGCTTCATCATCGAGCTCGGCTTCCTCAAGGGACGCGAAAAGATATCGAGGTATCGGATAGAATCGCTCATCACGTATTAACGCATGGAACCGTACTCGCTCTCCGGGGCAACGATAGTCACTCCGTCGGAATGCATGGCCGATTCGTCGGTTCGCGTCCGCGGCAATAACATCGACGCGGTCGATGAAAAAGCGGAATTCGATCTTCCGCTCAAAGACACGACCATATCGCCCGCATTCATCAATGCGCATGATCATCTCCTCGGCACCTATTGGCCGAAAGTGGGGCACGGCCCCTACCCTACCTGGCGTGAATGGGACATCGACCTCAAGGCTTCCGACGTATACAAGGAACGTTCGAAAATATCGAATGAGGACCTCTATCTCCTCGGCTCGTTCAGGAATCTCATATCCGGCGCGCTCACCGTTTCCGATCATGTCCCGCACACGCTCAATGATCCGCTCATACCGAAAATGCCCGTCCGTATCATCAGGGATTATGCCCTCGCCCATGAGGTGTCACGATACGACTTGAAGTGGGGCGATGGCGTCGCAAAGGAGCATGCGAAGGCCGTAGCGAAAGATATTCCGTTCATCACCCATATCGAGGAAGGGTTCGATGAGGAAAGCAAGCGCGGCATAGACAAGCTCATACGCGATAAGGCGCTTTCCGATCATACCGTTCTTGTCCATGGACTCGCCCTTTCGGCGGCAGATACCAAAGCCATTGCCCGCGCACAGGCGCATCTCGTCTGGTGCCCGACGTCCAATATGTTCATGTTCGACCGCACGGGGGACGTGCGCGCATGGAGAAAGAACGGCATAAACGTCTCGCTCGGCACCGATTCGCCGATGTCCGGCGGCATCAATATACTCGAGGAAATGCGCTTCGCACGCGATACCTATGCCGCCCGGTACGGGGAAACGCTCTCCGACCGGGATATCGTCGCCATGGTAACCGTTAACCCGGCAAAAGCGCTCAGGCTTACGGGCCTTGGAACCCTTGAAAAAAACGCTACAGCTGATATAATCGCCGTGAACGGCACGGGCGGCTATCGGGCCTTAGTTAATGCAGGATTGCGTGATATTCGCCTTGTCATTCATGAGGGGCGTCCGGTATACGGCGACGAAATGTGCATACCGCTGTTCGAGCAATGTTCGGTGAAGTATGCCCGTATACGGGTCGCGGGAGTAGCAAAAGTGACGTCATACGACATCACCGGGCTTCTTTCACGGATACGCACTTCGGCAGGGTATTCAAAAGAACTGCCGTTTCTGCCGATATATTAAGGAACAGGGTCAACAATGCCGCAAGCGCGAGTCTATAAAACCGGTTCCGTCATCTACTTCGTCGGTGACAAGGCACAGTACGTCTATATCCTCAAGCAGGGCGTAGTGCAGAGCATACATCTCTCCGTGGAGACCGGCGAAGAGACCCGGGAAATAGTCAAAGTAGGCGAATTCTTCGGGGTAAAAAGCGTGCTCGGTTTCTACCCGCAGGAAGAGACCATGCAGGTATTGTCCAACTCATCCGTCGTCCTCCTTACCCCCATCGAATTCGAATCACTCGTCAATCAGAGCACCGGCATCATCATCAAGATGCTCAAGGTATTCTCCAATCAGCTCCGCCGCATCAACAGGAAAGCGCGGTCGATACTCACCGATACGGGCGATATCTCAAGTTCGGAACTCGAGATATTCAAGGTCGGAGAGGTCTATTTGGGAAAGAAACGGTACAAGGAAGCGATATACGCGTACACACGCTATCTTCAGTATGCCGGCGATAGCGCTCAGTTCGCGGCAGTTGCGCGCAAGAAGATGGCCGAATGCAAGGCAAGTCTCGGCATGGAACTGTCTCAGGCCGAGATGGCGGCACGCGAAGAGGAAGCGCCGTCGATATCGATATCCGGCGACGCACCGAGCGATGATTTCGGACTTGGCCCCACCGCATCCGAAGCGCCGAGCATCGGCATCGATTTCGACACCCCGGCGGATGCGCCGAAGGCGAGCCCTTCCGCAGCTTTCAATTTCGACGATGTGCCCACCGCCGCACCGAAGCCCGCGCCGAAGGCGGAACCGTTCGATATTAAAAAGGGATATTATAACGGGCTCAGCATGTTCTCGCAGGGAAAATATGCCGAGGCGCTCGCCGCGTTCAAGGAAGTGACGGTGCAGAAGCAGGTGCCGACGGCCGATTTCCCGCTCATAGAGAAATCGTATTTTGAGATCGGGCGCTGCCTTCACAAGATGAAGAAATATCCCGAGTCGGTGGGCGCACTCGCCGACTTCGTGAAAAAATATCCGGATTCAGAGACCATGCGCGAGGGCATCATCGTCATCGGACAGGTACACGAGGATATGGGACAGATGCAGAAGGCCGCCGCCTACTACACCAAGGTATCGCAGATGACGCCCAAGGACGATTTCACACGGCGCGCGGGCAAGCTCCTTGAAGCGGTCAAAGGGAAGATGTAACCGATGGACCTTTCAATATTCGACAAATACGCGAAGGTATGGGATGCCAGCGAGATAATCTTCTTAGAGTACGAACCCGGCGATAAATTCTATCTGATACAGACGGGCAAGGTCAAGATCGTCAAGATCATCGGTGATATCGAAAAGAACATCGACATACTGCTCCCCGGCGACATCTTCGGCGAGATGGCCATACTCGAGCAGCAGCCCCGAAGCGCCACTGCCATAGCCGCGGAACGCTCGCGCCTCCTCGAATTCACGAAGGAGAATTTCGAGATAATACTCAAGGGCAACCCCGCCCTTGCGCTGAAGCTCCTTAAGGTCTTCTCCAAACGGATATTCGATGCGAAGCGCCGGCTCATGATACTGCAGCTCCCGGAACCGGAATACCGTGTGGCGGACTGCCTCCTCATGTTCGCGGAACAGGCGAACATCCCGCGCGATCAGTACGTGCATGAGCAGGAATTCTCGGCGACCATCGAGGACGTTGCGAACTGGTGCGGGCTTGCCCCGGCCGAGGCGCAGAAGCTCCTCGCGAATTTCCTGAAGACCGGCAAGCTCGAGATATTCGAGAAGCGCATCGTGGTGAAGAATCTCAATGAATTCCAGCGCATGATCGACATGAAACGCAATAAGAAACAGTAACGCGCACATCGATCGAAGGTAAGGACGGGACGTATGCTGCCGATCACAAAAGACGGGTACCAGCGGCTTAAGGAAAAGCTCAAAAGCCTCAAGGATGAATTCGCCCGCATGCCGGCGATAATCGCCGAGGCGCGCGCACGCGGCGACCTCTCGGAGAACGCGGAATATCATGCCGCACGCGAACGGCAGGGCATGCTCCAGGCACATATCGCGAAGATAGAGACGGACCTGACGAACATGCAGATCATCGACCCGGCAACGCTCCCCAAGGATATCATCACGTTCGGCAAGACCGTGAAGCTCAGGAACACGGAGAACGGCGAGGAAATAACCTATCATATCGTTGGGGAATCGGAAGCCGATATTTCGAAGAACGAGATAACCGTGACGACGCCGATAGCAAAGGGCCTCCTCACAAGAAAGCAGGGCGACACCGTGGTCATACGCGTGCCCGCCGGCGAGAAGAAATACACGATAATAGGCATCAGCGTGAACGTATGAAAGCGGCGGTAAGCGATATCATCTCCTCGGGCGCGTCCTTCACGCTCCGTGCGCAGGCGGTAAGCGGCGACGGCAGGGCGCTGGCCCCCGCCGGGACGAAGGTGAATCCGTCGATAGCCGGATCGTTCGCCGCAAGCGGTGCGGTGACCATCGATGTCCTCTCGTCGGCCGAAGGGATAGCGGCGCTCTCACGCGTCAACCCCGCCGCGTACCGAAAGCCCTATGCCGTGGAAACACCCGCCGTCATCGACCATATGTGCGATATACTCGAACGCGTATCATCCGTATGCGAACGCAAACGGTATCTCATCGCGGCCGAGGACATCACCGACGCGAAAGGCAAAGAAGTGCTCATCCCCTACGGCGAAACGATAACGCGCGAGACATGGGCGAACATATCCCGAGAGCTCGATCAGCGTCGCCCCTACGCGTACCGCCCCAACGAAGTGGGCATCATCGTGCTCATCGATCTTCGCCCCCGCGGCGACGATTATCTCAAGCGATTTTACAAGAACTCCGACCTCGTCACCACGCTCGTCGGCCGGCGCGATGCGAACCGCCTCGTCGTCTCCCCCGACATGTCAGCCTCCGATGTCCATGTCGTCGACAGCCACGAGGAGCTTGTCCGCACGTACAAGGGATCCGATACCCGTCTCGTCGTCGTCGGCGAGGCGCTTTCCCCCGAATACAAGAAGGCATTGGGTGAGATAAAACGCTTTGACAGCTACGCGCGTTTCATGCTCGCGGTGAACATCGACCATACGCAGACGATGGAATTCCTCAAGCAGGTCGCGCTCAATTATCACCGCAACCCCTGGCAGAAGGCGGCGTAACTGCATGATCGCCTTCCCGGTAAAAACGAATGCACGCGTTGCGATGATCGATATCACGAGCGCCGTACGCGATGCGATAGCGAAGAGCACGGTCAGGAACGGCATCGCCCTCGTCTTCGCACCGCACACCACCGCCGCGATAACGATAAACGAGAATGCCGACCCCGACGTCGTCTCCGACATCGTGCGGACGGTGGACAGGGTAGCCCCGCGGGACAACGCCTATCGCCACAGCGAGGGGAATTCCCAGGCACACATCATGTCATCGCTTATCGGCGCGAGCGAACAGGTGATCATCGAGGACGGCACGATGGCGCTCGGCACCTGGCAGGGCATCTATTTCTGCGAATTCGACGGACCGCGCAGCCGCACCGTCTATGTGCAGGTAGCGGGAGCCCCCCATGCCGTTTAACGTCGATCCGCGGCGCCAGCGTCCGCGCGTGTATTTCAACGGCAAGGAAGTGCAGATCGAGACCGACTCCGGGCATAAGAGCGCTGCGCAGCTCATGGACCTCTCCGTCCTCGGCATCGGCGTTGTATCGTCCGCAGGATATTTCGAAGGCGACAAGGTCGATATCAGCTTCGATGCGTTCGACCATCACTTTCATCTCTCCGGCGAAGTGAAACGCGTGACCGGCAAGGAACTGTACATCAAATTCGGACAGCTCACGAGCGATGAGGCCGAATTCATAACACAGATAGTCGAGCAGCACGGCTCGATGAAACGCCCGCCGAAAGTCAT
Protein-coding sequences here:
- a CDS encoding FtsQ-type POTRA domain-containing protein, translated to MNPLLRIVIIVLIVLGVIVLSLFSFVKLRHGIFVISRIEVIGCETIEAPHVVSLAGIRAGHSLLFLSSGAVKRAVETGDPLITVAAIHKKFPDTVIIRIRERTAVAIVRTERMLAEASADGHAIRDSMHVFDLPVISRFPSELSNGMFIDATLLTTLTLFGELRSTDRALYDIISEISYSGDEARVYPRHFKLTALVKNPADRETLKKLQAILVMLREKRQRAEVIDLRFKDAVIRQVSTHY
- a CDS encoding adenine phosphoribosyltransferase; the encoded protein is MDISTLIRDVPDYPKPGIIFKDITPLWKDKTGFAQSIRDLAGKFKNDRIDVVAGAEARGFLVGAPVAYELGVGFVPVRKPKKLPYKHISVSYELEYGTDTIAIHADAVAKGQRVLIIDDLIATGGTVAAMTELVEKLGGVVAGIGFIIELGFLKGREKISRYRIESLITY
- a CDS encoding amidohydrolase family protein; translation: MEPYSLSGATIVTPSECMADSSVRVRGNNIDAVDEKAEFDLPLKDTTISPAFINAHDHLLGTYWPKVGHGPYPTWREWDIDLKASDVYKERSKISNEDLYLLGSFRNLISGALTVSDHVPHTLNDPLIPKMPVRIIRDYALAHEVSRYDLKWGDGVAKEHAKAVAKDIPFITHIEEGFDEESKRGIDKLIRDKALSDHTVLVHGLALSAADTKAIARAQAHLVWCPTSNMFMFDRTGDVRAWRKNGINVSLGTDSPMSGGINILEEMRFARDTYAARYGETLSDRDIVAMVTVNPAKALRLTGLGTLEKNATADIIAVNGTGGYRALVNAGLRDIRLVIHEGRPVYGDEMCIPLFEQCSVKYARIRVAGVAKVTSYDITGLLSRIRTSAGYSKELPFLPIY
- a CDS encoding tetratricopeptide repeat protein; translation: MPQARVYKTGSVIYFVGDKAQYVYILKQGVVQSIHLSVETGEETREIVKVGEFFGVKSVLGFYPQEETMQVLSNSSVVLLTPIEFESLVNQSTGIIIKMLKVFSNQLRRINRKARSILTDTGDISSSELEIFKVGEVYLGKKRYKEAIYAYTRYLQYAGDSAQFAAVARKKMAECKASLGMELSQAEMAAREEEAPSISISGDAPSDDFGLGPTASEAPSIGIDFDTPADAPKASPSAAFNFDDVPTAAPKPAPKAEPFDIKKGYYNGLSMFSQGKYAEALAAFKEVTVQKQVPTADFPLIEKSYFEIGRCLHKMKKYPESVGALADFVKKYPDSETMREGIIVIGQVHEDMGQMQKAAAYYTKVSQMTPKDDFTRRAGKLLEAVKGKM
- a CDS encoding Crp/Fnr family transcriptional regulator yields the protein MDLSIFDKYAKVWDASEIIFLEYEPGDKFYLIQTGKVKIVKIIGDIEKNIDILLPGDIFGEMAILEQQPRSATAIAAERSRLLEFTKENFEIILKGNPALALKLLKVFSKRIFDAKRRLMILQLPEPEYRVADCLLMFAEQANIPRDQYVHEQEFSATIEDVANWCGLAPAEAQKLLANFLKTGKLEIFEKRIVVKNLNEFQRMIDMKRNKKQ
- the greA gene encoding transcription elongation factor GreA, whose translation is MLPITKDGYQRLKEKLKSLKDEFARMPAIIAEARARGDLSENAEYHAARERQGMLQAHIAKIETDLTNMQIIDPATLPKDIITFGKTVKLRNTENGEEITYHIVGESEADISKNEITVTTPIAKGLLTRKQGDTVVIRVPAGEKKYTIIGISVNV
- a CDS encoding secondary thiamine-phosphate synthase enzyme YjbQ, whose protein sequence is MIAFPVKTNARVAMIDITSAVRDAIAKSTVRNGIALVFAPHTTAAITINENADPDVVSDIVRTVDRVAPRDNAYRHSEGNSQAHIMSSLIGASEQVIIEDGTMALGTWQGIYFCEFDGPRSRTVYVQVAGAPHAV
- a CDS encoding PilZ domain-containing protein, with translation MPFNVDPRRQRPRVYFNGKEVQIETDSGHKSAAQLMDLSVLGIGVVSSAGYFEGDKVDISFDAFDHHFHLSGEVKRVTGKELYIKFGQLTSDEAEFITQIVEQHGSMKRPPKVIR